The window TTTTTAAATTAACACTTGAAAGGTACAAATGTGTGGCTGCTTTTGATCCACCCCCCTAAACCATAAATTAAGATATGATTCCAAAACACATACCTCCTCACACACCTCTCGAACAGCAGCAACGTTGGGCTCTTCCTCAGGTTCCATTCCTCCACCGGGTACAATCCACTTGTCTGGATGTCGCCTACTACTCACCAACAAAACCTAAATACACCGTGGAACATTTAACTATTATAGGATTCACAACCAATGCTTTTTGTATTCCGACCGATGATTATCATGAGACGACAATCTTTGACATACGTAAGCTTCGCTGAACGCATTCACGAACACACTCACCCAATCACTTAACTGAAAGTGGGCTTGGTCGTGAAAACAGACTACAGCTTTTAAAGCGCCAAGCTCTTAGACCAACACAAGCGCTTAAGGGAAACGTTTCACTGTTGGACTTCTATCCTTTCAACAGCACATGGGCTCTAAACCTGTTACTCTATGCTTGGCCCGTTTCGTTTTATACCCTCGGAtttacctcttcctcactctcgcTTCTGAAGCACAGACAGGCGGCGCGCTTCTTGAAGCCATCTCCGTCGTATGTCCGCGTTTGGTTCGATTTAAGCTTCATCATTGCCGGTTTTATAACAGAACCAGTGGAAGGAAAATAATCTTTAAATCCTATAACAACACCTCACagtaaatatccttttaaagtTCGGAATTACTACAGTAAACTTCTTCGCTTCATTTTTCAAGCGCATTTTCCGAACAGACGCCATTACGCAGTACGATCCATTGCGTAATCTACGCGCATCGCATCGAGTTTGTGACGTAGCCTACTTAACCCCACATTTGTATTCTTGAGAATGCGATTATTCTTGAAGGTGTATAGCCTGCTGAAGTTTCCTGAAGCTGATCGTGGAATCGATGGCTATGATGTCAATTTCCTGGAATTTGAGAGCTGCAATGTTGTCTGATTTATCTAGCTACCATATTATAGTAAACTCGACAGTAGCCTAGTTCATATGCCAGAGTGCACACATGTAGGGTCAGTCCACGTGATCGACCCAAATAAGGGAAAGTCTAATAATTAACGAAGACGAACAGCTGTATGGTCCCCTCTGCTTCTCTGAAATGTGAGTGTTTACATGTTTTTATTATGCAAATGTGCCTACCAGACCCTATCTTACCTTAACATTTAGTTTATCACATTATGCGAATTCGAGCACATTGAGGGTTATCTTTATCCCACCTTGCCTTTATGCATGAGTAATTCGCTCAGACTTTTTTTGAATAACTATTATAAAAAATCTTAAACGTTAGTTTTAAAACTAGGCCTAAAAATACTCGGCCAGTCAACTAGGCCTACACTTTGTATAGACACATAAAAGCATAACATAAAAACATGATGTAGCCTATGTGTGGATTTTATTAATCTTTTTACAATTTTGCGACAGATTAGCGGTGCAGAGCTCGAGTACCCAGTGGACAGACCTAACCGTGTACACGTGACCCGTCTTTCTGGGAATGTTCCTAGAAAGATGTGCGCTTGATTCTATCGAGTGAAAATGAAAACGCTGTAGCCTATTGAGGGTAAACGGAATGCACAAAGCTAGGAGCATGAACTTGCcaatgcgtgtgtgagtgatcGCGGGGGACGGGGAAAGTATGAATAGTATTTtattaaccaaaatatttaagACAAGGCTGGATCAGTCATACATGTTAATTGTATTGTAGACTTTAAATCATAAACAATTAATAGCCTACCTAAGACAACGTTCTTGTGAAAGTAATACCAAATGCAGGCTATAGCCTAGTTACGACGTCAGACATCTGTCGGATCTTACTTCCAGACCACGGTATGAACAATCCTTTGTTTGCTGTCAATAATAGTTTATGTAGCAAAGCAGTCGTGAACACGTTTACAATTGTTTTCAGCGATCAAGCCACAATTGGATAATCTGAAAAATTATTGAATGTAGCCTAACTTTTGTGAGTAGCCTATTATAGGCTATAATATTACCGAAAGTGTTATTTTTAAGAAAAGGAACATTTAGATATATTTTGTTGCTACAGAAGGCACATGGCAAAGCTTAAGGCTAAAGAGAAACAGTCATACTCGGCATATCGAATTCTCGTGTGTTTACAATTGTTAACCTGAATCTTACTGAATTATGTTTTACTTTACATAGCTTGTTTCAAATGCATTCGCAGGCATGTTTTACCCACTAGGCTGTAGTTTAATCAATGAGTCAGGCCATAGTCTTTGATTGTAAATAAATGCGCTCTATGCCATACTGGCTATTTTTGCTATTAGTGTTTAACAGATTTTGGATGGGTCACTCTCAGTGCGCATCTTCAGCAGACCATTACTCCCTGACCATTAAAACAAGTGGACAGCAAACTGGGCGCCTCCGGAGCCTCACATTTCGCTGTGTTCCAACTCCAGGAGATTCAATGATACTACCGATTAGTGTCCCCGTCAAGTCCCTCAGTACAGCCCAGTTTGAGAACAAAAAGCTGGACCCACGTCGAAATGAATCTAGTCAGAATGCCGCAGATCTGCAAAAAGCCATGTCCCACCTTCACGAGTCTGGTTAGTGCCTCAATTGTGTTTTATGGCTGACTCTTTCAGCCACTTTTAATAATTTCACCACCGTATCTTGGCGACCTTCAATAAGATACATGTGTTATCGCTCTTTTCATTTTTCCACATCACAACTCAAATTATTTGCCTTTGTCTGTGCTTGGTGTATTTTGCAGGCTGGTACTGGGGGCCCCTGAATGCTGCTCAGGCTGCCCAGGTGTTGACTGAATATCCAGAGGGTACATTCCTGCTGAGGGACAGCTCCTACCCGGGATACCTCCTCACCTTATCTGTGATGACTAGCATTGGCCCTACTCACATCCGCATTGAGTACTCTGGTGGCCTGTTTGGTTTTGATTCCTTGATGGTGGCACGGCCACGGCTCAGGCAGTTTGGGAGTGCAGTGGATCTTATTCAACACTATTCTCTGACTTACAAACATCTGGCCAGTCAGAAAGCAGAAAAGGAAACAGGACACACCGTTAACTCTGGCCCAGATCATTCATTGCAGCTCAAGCTTACACAGCCCCTCTTCAAAGGCTCTCCCAGTCTACAGCACCTCTGTCGTGTAACCATCAATCATCATTCTCGCTCTCACCAACACTTGCCTCTACCTGGGAGGTTACTAGACTTCTTACTGGAGTACCCCTTTGTGCTGtaagaaaatgtatgtttttttggAAATGTTTACCCCTGAATTTGACTTTTTACATTGTGTTCATGATGCCTTTAATATAACTGATGATGCCATTTGATTCCACCAATAATATCATGTCAAAGCACAATTTAGTTGAACGAACATCCACCTCTTCATCAAAGTGCAGTTTGCATTGATAACCATTAGTTTTAAGGAAAAATAGCTGATAATCAAAAGTTATTTTgtgcaataaaacatttaaaaacacatcCTCCTGACCTATACTGTACATAAATGACAGTGATTTATGTGGATAAGATGAAGTGACTATTTAGAGATGACTAGCGAGAAAGGGTACAGAAAGTGAGAAAAACTAGATTAATGCCTTTTTGTTTACAATTATTTCTGGACAAAGCATGTGTCAAAAAGAGGTTTGTACAATTTAGAACAGtattttaaagtacatttgtTAAAGTATTTACAAAACATTGATTAGTGATGATTTATTCattcatgtttttttaaatattataaCAATGTTTTTACTCTATTGGTGTGCTTACTGAGAGAAAGACTACTGAAGATATCTTGCATACTTATTATACTTAACATTATTTGTTTGAGCTTTGCCCAGATTTCAAATAATTCCATTCCAAGTCTTTGGATTTCAATTAAAAACGCTCCTCAATCGATTCTGTCCTGCTGATTAGTCCATTCATTTCCTTAAGACattgctctctctgtcagttATCTCCCTCTTTATCTACATACACCACATTTTTACTGTCAATACATCTGTTTATCATCCAAATATTTCCCATAATCAGTTTTACTCTGGGGACATGACAGCTAATCATACTACTGTTTTACCCCTACATCCTATATTTATCTCACTCAATTAATAATGATCTTGTTTCTTCTTTCTATCCTTCTATTTGTCTTACTGTTCCATATACCTTCAATTCTtaaatcacatttacatttagtcaatctTTACTTATCTTATTTTTTCTTACTTATTTTTAACTTGTGTGGTCGTTTTTTTCCATTGAAATTATCTTACAGTAAACACCGGTAAATGTAGTAACATTATAACACGTGGTTGTCGTTGAGttatatttaaaataattaaataaattatACCAGATAGCTAAACAgaataactaaataaataagTTGACAGAAATTCTGATCTTGCAAATTATGTGATTTGCCCAAAAGTTTAGCAAACTAAAGACAGCTCTTTCCCCTAAAATGTTAAGTTGAGTTATTACGTCAGTAAAGTTTTTGCTTTTTTAACATGTGGAATAGTTTATGTCTAAGTATATGAGTAGATAATGGTGCACAGCTTAACTATTTTTTATTTCCTTATAGCTCTTCAGTTTTATCCAACTTTAGTCCAACTACCGCTCTCAGCTTTCTAGGAAAACCAGGCCTGCAGTAAGAATGCTATGTTCTCCCAGGAAACCATAGAAACTGGAACAAAGGTGTAAGTGTACTCAAGAGTAGCGAGGGGACTGGCCATTTAAACGCCCATGCCTTTTCTAAGAATGATGAAGTCAACTTGAGTTTCACAATTTCCTGTTATCAGCTGTTTCCAATTCAACTTAAGTTAAAACAATTTTTTGGGCTACATTATTTGCTCTTTGTTACACTATTGTTTGATGACTGTTAACAAAATTATAATCATGAAGTAACGTAGGGAGTTAACATGCTTTAATAAGAAACAGTAATGTGGTATTGCATACATGCAAAtgtttgtgagtgtgcatgCATTTGTACCCAttcatggatgtgtgtgtgcatagcatgcttgtgtgtatgttcttGCAGAGCTTATTGAGTGACTCACAGTTCTAGGAAGGAAAAATTCCTGGAGGTTGGTGCACCCGCAACTCACACCCACCTTATTCTCTGCTTCAAAGCTTAAACCTAGTAAAACAGGGAGATAAAAAACAAGAATCCAAGCTAGTCAAAGTGTAAGAGGATAAAATATGTAAAAAGCAGTTCATCTGAATATTCTCACTCTAGTTCAGATATATACACAGTGGATGTTTTACATAAACCCTTTGCACGTTTTCCCAATAAATTACTCACAAGAGAATTCTCTTAAATAGAACATTGGCTCTCCCTGACGATAATCAAATTACTTAAGTTTACATGGGAATATCAATGGTTCTTTTATGGAGTTTTGTTCTTCTTAATTGTTAGCAGAGCATATTCAATTTTCACTATATACTGtagcctctctctttgtccctgcAGTTTGTGGTATTAATTACCAGTCATCACATGGATGGTGTATTTACAGCTCTTACTCCTCATTGTAATATCATTTTCTCTGAACTGGCTGTCTTTGAGACAGAGAGTCATCTGTTTTCAGAGATCTTAGCCTCTGTTTTCAATCAGAGTTgagtgaggggggagcagggaggatggGTGGAAGCACACACTGTGCAGAGCCCAGTGTGGgagaagagagtgagggagcatTAAGAGAGCTGGTCTTAAATAGAACTGCAGTTCCACAATTGCAGTTTCCAGTTCCTGGAAAGAAGGAAGTATTTACTGAAAGATGCAATAATCAACCTGCAATCTGAAACTACTTTAACCACACTGTATGGACTCTCAAATGCATAAGTAGCATTGGTTAAATGCAATAATGTCTCTATTTACTGAACAACTGGTTGTAATTTTTCATTTGATTGCTGAAAGTTTCTTAGTTTTCATTTTTCAAGAGAGCTGACTTGCTTATTGTTGAAATAAACCCTTAATGAAACGCAACAGGAGGATGTTTGGGTCTGTGATATTAATTGCTCATGTAAAAGGTTAAGCGTTCAAAGAAATGTCACTTTTAGCGACCTATAACTGAAACCATAAACACAGGCTACTTCCAATCTCAACCCGCCACAAGGTCAGCCCTCTCGGTCTATGGAGAACTGGCGACATCTAGTGGTGAAAAAGTATTCTGACACCTTCTCGATGAAACCTGTACATCTTGGAGCTTAGTCAGTAAGATTGGTCTAAACAACATGGTAGCCAAATGGGGATGTTGCAGTCGTCGTGTTACTGCATTCTTACGCAATAACTGCTAGGGAAAGCCTTATATCCTAGATCTGCAAATTGCAGGAAATACGATAAGGTTGCGTGTGATCCACTCAGAGATATTTCATTGGTCGAAAGGCAGTTGAATCCTGCCTTGCTTTTAACTGTTAGCTTTTCAATCAAAATTTGACATTGTTTACTTCCTGGTCGGCGAAGACTCCAACAATTGCCTTAAGGGAAAACGAAATAACATAAGGGTAAGTGTTTAACACATCAACGTCAAATTATCGTTTTGTCCAGATCTTTAAATGCATGACATGTTATTTATTACGATAATCAAGCGTGTACGCCGTTGAAGCATTTATTGTACACTAAGTTTAGCAATCTTACTGTAGAATGGACTGAACCTTTGTAAAACAATGCGTAGCATACAGTACTGTTAGGCTAACGTTAGATTTCTTTCTGGCAGAAGCATGCGCCTGTTCGTGCCTCCTGAATGTGCACATTGTTGGTTTTCTCACATGACTTACCGTTTAGACAATTTGGAGTTCCAGTGTGACTTCATTACGTTAGCTATATTTTGTATTGTAGCTATAGCTATTACTTTACAGGTCAAATTTATGTGCTGAAAGAAATTGTCACATTTAGACATGTAGGCCTGGTCGGCTTCAGGAAGACCTACACATTACCGATTGAGAAGGACACAAGGTGGGGATACTATAGTAGCCTATAGTATACCCAATGAACTATAAACCTGTTAATAAAGACTCTCAACTTGCCCGTGTATGAAGTCTGATGAGGTGTGCATACAACTGCCAACAACATATTTATAAAGTTAACATTTtacacctgccctctctcccaaCCATGTGCAAATTATTTTCCCTCTGCTTCTCTTAGGCGGATTTCACACTGATTAAGGAAGGGGGAGAAACCATGTGAAAGTCACATGAACGACAAGCATGAGGCATAAAAAAACAGGGAGGAAACTTGAGGAGAGGACTACTGCCACACCACTGTCTCATAAAAGTAATTAGCTGCGTTAGCCTCAATACCACTAGGcagccccctctcccaccccctacCCAATCATATGACATGAACAACACGACTCAGCCCCCTTCCACTGTAGATGGGGATGGAGCAGTCAGCTACGTGTTGGTACCCTTTttcctcatcaccatcatcgGGATAGCAGCAGCTGTGGTGAGTGACTCGTAGGATAAGGATGTATGTTGATGAAGGGAACAATAGATGGCATCTTGACTACTCTATGCCTATGTGGTTCGTTGGTTTGCAGCGCATTTTAAATAAAAAGTGTTAGTCATCCTTGTGAAATATCTCCCCGTGGATCAATAAAATACTACTCCATCATGTGAAAAGATCTATGTTGTCATGTTTACCCTTTTTAAATGGGTGAGTTTAGCATATTTCTTGTTTTTGGTTGCAGGTAATGTATGTACGCAAGAAGCAAAGGTAAATACATTTTTGCTCTTTAACCTTAGTTGTGTAATTGCAGTTAACCTATCTACCTTAAGTCTATATGGTAAACTCCTTTCCCATTGTTTGCATCAGAATTGACAGACTTCGACACCAGTTGCTACCAGTCTATACGTACGACCCGTCAGAGGAGCTGAATGAAGCTGAACAGGAGATGTTATGGAAAGAGGAGGATACTAAGGTATCATCTGACCCCATGGCATTAAAACACTGAAAGAAACTTGATTGAGCTTTGAGTTCATTTCAAGGGTGCAGTGATGTCTGAGCTACCTTTGATGCTGTTTGGTTTGACAAACAGAAGAGGGCGATATTGGCCCAAGATAAAATGTATAGTTCCTCAACTCTGGATTTAAATGCACTTCATCACATGTACATTTCTATAAACTTGTTCCAGACACAGATTAACTACTGaattattatattttaaatgCCAATGCAATCAACATTGTTATCTGTTCTGCTAATTATCAGGCTGACAATACTAATGGTCACATGCAATATTTCTCGGGGTCTACAGGTGGTGCAGGGATGGGCTAGAGCTTACCAGCATCGACGCCCCCTACTGACAAAAGACATCCATGCATGAGTGTGATGAAGTACAAAATTGGACATACCGGTCAATGAGGATACTCTTTGGTCAGAGGTGTCTTATCAATGTATCCTTGAGGAAAAGCATGCACAGGAGAACGGCCTAGTCATTGGTCATGCTTTGTCTCATCGTCATCATCTCTCTACTGTTAAAAGCTCTGATgccaagtgtgtgtgcctgacagTTGCAACATCTCCAAAATCATAGCACAAAAGATGACTTTTGGATTATATTTATTTGAGTTTATTTATTCAACTTTTTAAAACTGTGTTTCTGTGGTTAATAATGTAAATGCTACTGACACTAGGGTGGTATATCCCATCTAAAGAGTGGGTGGGTCTGTGCTCTAGATTgccttaaatgtgtgtttgtggtgagcAAGTAAGGACAAGTGTCCTCAGGGTCTAGTCAGATGTCCACTCTTTTTTTCTTGCAAGCAGCATCTGAATTGATCTGGGAAAGTAGGAGTATGAAGTCTATACACAAGCTGTGATAATAAAAAGTTAGCAAGTACCATGCTGAGGACTAGAGTTTCCCTCCTGTTGTCTAATAAGGTTAGCCATGACCATTATGTGTCACGCTGTTTTTCTGCGAGTTTGCATGTGAGCAGATTTCTTTTTGTGTACCTTAATGCAATGCTAGAAATGTGATGgcacacaatgtgtgtgtactttattTCCCCTTTTTGTTACTGAACATACTATAACAAGGTTCCCAAATCCTAAACATAGTGCTTGAATATATGATGAAGTgtcaaataagaaaataaagtaATTTACTCTATTTACATCTAGGTATCTAACAGCTCCTTATGGTCTGTGAATGAACCCATCCCTGTGCTTGAGCTGACTCTTATGACTCTCATGTTTGGCATGACAAACCAGATGTAGAACTACCACATCCCCTCCCACAATCTGACTACAGCCCTAAATATGTCCTGTTTGGAAAACATTGCCCCTTAAGCGGAGGAATCAATTGAGTTGAATGCCATAAGCCTGACTATGATAATACTCAGGAAACCGTTTTTCTCTGATTGATGTCCCCATTACTCCATGTTTGCTATGACCCACTGGCCCTGCTGTTGTGTCATTGCTATGAATATAGGAAAGTGTTTTAAGGCATGTATAGGCTACACCAATGTCAATCAGTGAACTTTGTTCATTGTAACATTTTGTCTGATGAGCATTACAACAATTAATTCAATCATTATTGGGGGTTTTCTATTTGAGACTACTGACTACTGAATATTAATTCTCTTGAATTCCCTTCATGTTAATTTGGGGCTACATTAGACGTCAACATGGCAGAATTGtcattgtttaaaaaaacaacaacaaaacagatAATCCCTATGTGTGTAGAAATGTATGTATGAAGCAAGTGGTTTATTTTAGAAAATGTAGATAGTACCGATACAAATGTATACTTTAAATACAATTCTGACAGCACTGTTATCAAGACTTTGCACACTATCATTGTTGCTTCTCACTGATGGACTGTCCATAAAATGAGTTATTTATATTTAAGTTCAGCAGAGTACATACTGACCTTTTATGAATGACCTGAATGTGAGGTTTATGCAATACAATAAAATGGCACTATCATGCCCAGCCCTTGGTAATGTGATTTGGTGTATCTTTATGAAGCACATTGTGATCCCAGCAGTGGATTCATAGTTTGAACAAAGTATTGACTCAGGACACACCAATAGAATAAATTCTTCTTTTTATTGACCATTTCTGAATACAAATTGTCATAGGGCACCATAGAAATATAGACCTTGtacatttatagaaaatgtacattttaaagaATGCTCCCTTCCCATAGACTTTTTATAAATGAACATACATTGATGACTTTGGGGTATTGTACATTGTCAGAACTGTCTTTAATTGATTATGAAATAACCACTGTCCAAATGAACATGATGTAGAGCCCTGTAGCACGGAACGCACGGAGGCTGAAGACATACTAACTTGGATAGAGTGCCCAGTCCTTGTCACTAAACATAGAGACATTAACAATATTGTCCATGAAACTCTAAACCAAGCAAACATTTCAGTGCACCAGAAGagaatttattaaaaaaaagatcaaaaCACACCTGCTAATCTACCACAGTCAGTGAACACAGTTTGCCAGGCTGACAGGTCTCCCTGACTTAACACACGTTTTAACAACTTGTCTGTAAGATCTATTCATAAAACAAGAAGAGCTGAgcggtgtgtgtgagcgcactTAACAAGCTAGGCAGTCATCTTAGAATACCTAATTACAGtaagataaaaaaaatacacacactatTCAATACAGACATCTCTCACTCACTAGTCAGAGATTACATTGTACAATTGAAACCAGTTGAATGCAATAATATGGTGAAGTCAGCTGTTGTGTGAGGTATGAGAGTCCAGGGCCTGTGTGGCCCGTTTGCAGTTTTCCGGGTTTATGACTGAGGTTGTAGCAGCTTAGGTTTGAGGATAAAACCCAGTAACTGGACTGTGATCAAGAGTTCCCTGACACTGAGCAAACATAAACAAGACAAACATTTGTTTCTGGATCAGACAACAGACTC of the Hypomesus transpacificus isolate Combined female chromosome 18, fHypTra1, whole genome shotgun sequence genome contains:
- the LOC124480234 gene encoding suppressor of cytokine signaling 2-like isoform X1, whose translation is MVPSASLKLFNRFWMGHSQCASSADHYSLTIKTSGQQTGRLRSLTFRCVPTPGDSMILPISVPVKSLSTAQFENKKLDPRRNESSQNAADLQKAMSHLHESGWYWGPLNAAQAAQVLTEYPEGTFLLRDSSYPGYLLTLSVMTSIGPTHIRIEYSGGLFGFDSLMVARPRLRQFGSAVDLIQHYSLTYKHLASQKAEKETGHTVNSGPDHSLQLKLTQPLFKGSPSLQHLCRVTINHHSRSHQHLPLPGRLLDFLLEYPFVL
- the LOC124480234 gene encoding suppressor of cytokine signaling 2-like isoform X2 yields the protein MGHSQCASSADHYSLTIKTSGQQTGRLRSLTFRCVPTPGDSMILPISVPVKSLSTAQFENKKLDPRRNESSQNAADLQKAMSHLHESGWYWGPLNAAQAAQVLTEYPEGTFLLRDSSYPGYLLTLSVMTSIGPTHIRIEYSGGLFGFDSLMVARPRLRQFGSAVDLIQHYSLTYKHLASQKAEKETGHTVNSGPDHSLQLKLTQPLFKGSPSLQHLCRVTINHHSRSHQHLPLPGRLLDFLLEYPFVL
- the LOC124480234 gene encoding suppressor of cytokine signaling 2-like isoform X3, whose protein sequence is MILPISVPVKSLSTAQFENKKLDPRRNESSQNAADLQKAMSHLHESGWYWGPLNAAQAAQVLTEYPEGTFLLRDSSYPGYLLTLSVMTSIGPTHIRIEYSGGLFGFDSLMVARPRLRQFGSAVDLIQHYSLTYKHLASQKAEKETGHTVNSGPDHSLQLKLTQPLFKGSPSLQHLCRVTINHHSRSHQHLPLPGRLLDFLLEYPFVL
- the smim29 gene encoding small integral membrane protein 29 — protein: MNNTTQPPSTVDGDGAVSYVLVPFFLITIIGIAAAVVMYVRKKQRIDRLRHQLLPVYTYDPSEELNEAEQEMLWKEEDTKVVQGWARAYQHRRPLLTKDIHA